DNA from Halorarum salinum:
TGTGGACCGGTTCGAGCACCTCTACACGATCGGGAGGGGGAGACTCGACGGGACCCGGGAGCGGGTGAAGGACCGGCTCATCGCGTTCTATGAGGAGCTACGCGACGAACAGCGGGACCACTGGCGGGACCGCCAGCGGATAGAGCAGGAGCGCCGTGATGTGCGCCGGGAACTGGCCGCGACAGGCGACGATGCACTCGCCGACCTGCTGTAATCGCGCTGATCACCGCGTCCTGACGCCAGCAACCACGGGCGAGTGGATTTATTGAGCATCCCAGCGACACTCACCCATGAGCGTTCAGCATGGCCCCCTTTCGTTCGAGCGACTCGGCCACGCAAGCGTCCGGATCGAGACCGACGACGGCGTTGTCGTCTACATCGATCCATGGAGTGATGTCCTTGCAGACGAGCCGAGGGACGGTGACGTCGTGTTCGTCACGCACGACGATTTCGATCACTACGACCCCGACGCGATCGAAGCGGTCGCCGCCGACGATGCCGACATCGTGGTCTACGAGGCGGTCGATACAGCCGACCTCGACCGCGACGTGACCCCGCTGGCCTACGAGGGCTCGCTGTCGGTCGCCGGAATCGATGTTGAGGCGGTCCCCGCACACAATCGAGAGGATGGCGAGCACGTCGACGAGGACGGCGACCCGTTCCACGCCGAACGTGAGGTCATCGGGCTCGTGCTCACGTTCGATGAAACGACCGTCTATTTCACCAGCGATACGGACTTCCTCCCGGCGCACAATCACATCCAGGCGACCGTGTTCATCCCGCCGATCGGCGGTCACTTCACGATGGACCGCCACGAGGCCGCGGACTTCGCCGAGTCGGTCGAGCCGGAACTCGTGCTTCCGGTCCACTACGATACCTTCGACGCGATCGAAACCGACGCCCAAGCGTTCGCCGAGGATGTGGAAACACGGGGGCTGACCGTCGAACTGTTCTGAGCCAGCAGCGAGCACACGTGAGGACCAGTCGGACGGTCCCGTTCCACCCCACCGTTCAGCCACAATGTTGCGTGAAACTACCGCTCAGTAGGCTGCAAACCTAACGCAGTTGCTCCTATCGGCTATTTGTGGTGTTGATAGCGCCGTACTGAATACAGGGCGCGTATCGGTTACGAGGGGGAAGGGTGGACGGTTTGGAGAATCGCTCAATACAGGTGAAGGACCAACCGTACAGTTCAGAGAAATCGAGGAATCACACTGGAATCATCTCACAGTCAGCATCGGCAGAAAATACTTATCAGCTGGCATATCAGACCTGTTCATGCGCCGTCGAACCCTCCTCGCTGGCCTCGGTGCCCTCTCAGCTGGCTGTCTCGGGTCATCGGCTCCACACACAAGTAGCACACCGTCCTCAACAGAAACCAGCGGGACGCCAACCTCTACAGTCACGCCACCGTCTACAACCAGTCCACCATGTGAACGTAGGACTGAAACTCCATCCACGGACTCTACAGGTGCGACGGCTTCGGACGGTGAATACAAAGTTGGTGGTCTTACGAACTCGACAAGCACCACCGGTTCGTCCGGCACGCCTGTCCCCGAACCTGCCGTCAAGTTCAGTGCCGCTGTCGTTGACGATGTCGTCTCCGAGGAGAGCCCCGGCGCGATAGAACTGAAACTGATGAACAGGAGCTCGACGACCCAAACGGTGTTCGCAGGCACCGTTCCGCCGTTCGGGACGGTGTTTGCAGATTCCGTCGAAGGCGACGAATTCCTGCTCTGGCGGGAGTACGAGGAGGAAGGATGTATCACTTTCAGCGAAGACGGGTTGGTGATTTGTGACATCGGCTCACTGACGGAGCTCCACCCCTGCCAGAGCATCACTCACCGGTACGACATCCTCCCGAGTAGCACGACTCACCACCCGGAGTACACAGTACCGCCCGGCCCCGGTACATTTCGCATCACCGGCTCGCTCGACTACGAGGCAGACGGAGCACAGGAGTCGGAACTCTCCTTCGAGATTCAATTCTCCCTTGACGCAGTAGAATAGACCGCTCAAAGAAGTGTGCGATGGTGTTTGGAGCTCACTGAATGCATTAATATACACAGGGCTACTGAGCGGTTGATTCACGCACCGCGGTCTGGAAGACATTACCTGTGACGACACCGTTCGAACGCAGAGTACAGGTAAGGAGCCTATCGATATCTTCAGAGGCGTTTTCAAACCGGGAAGCCAGCGTCGAGCATGGCCACTCGGCTCGTATTTCTCCTTCTGTGGGTCCCCATCGGGTTCGCGTTGCTGGTCGGCGCGTCCTATCTCGGAACGAAACTCGCCCTTCGCTCGTACTTCGACGACGACGAGCCTCCGTCGAGCCTCATCAGTATCGAGGACGTGAACGACGACCGATGACCGGAGTCGGTTATCAGGCCGTCATTCAGGGGAATCGGCCGGTACAGGTCAGGTATTGCTCGACAGGGACCCGTACTAACTTGGCGTTCCCCACGTCGGAAGCGCGGCTTTGATGGCTGGCTCGGAGCCGACGTACGCACCGGCCGTCCCGAACGCCAGGGGAACCAGCGGGACGACGACCATCCACGAGAGCGAGGTCGTGTTCCAGAGCGCGGGCGTGATGAGAGTTTGACCCGTCGAGACGCGGAAGACGAAGGCGCCCAGGAGGATCGAGATCAGGTACCCGACGAACAGGTATGCGCCGACTGCGGCTGGGATGGCTGCGTCC
Protein-coding regions in this window:
- a CDS encoding MBL fold metallo-hydrolase, encoding MSVQHGPLSFERLGHASVRIETDDGVVVYIDPWSDVLADEPRDGDVVFVTHDDFDHYDPDAIEAVAADDADIVVYEAVDTADLDRDVTPLAYEGSLSVAGIDVEAVPAHNREDGEHVDEDGDPFHAEREVIGLVLTFDETTVYFTSDTDFLPAHNHIQATVFIPPIGGHFTMDRHEAADFAESVEPELVLPVHYDTFDAIETDAQAFAEDVETRGLTVELF